In the Deltaproteobacteria bacterium genome, one interval contains:
- a CDS encoding DNA-3-methyladenine glycosylase I, which translates to MTRCWTAANASPLMLEYHDREWGVPLHGDQPLFAKLVLDGFQAGLSWSIILNKRARFLEVFEGFDPERMARYDRRRIARILKDPGIVRNRQKVEAAV; encoded by the coding sequence ATCACGCGCTGCTGGACCGCGGCGAACGCAAGTCCCCTCATGCTCGAGTACCACGATCGCGAATGGGGCGTTCCGCTCCACGGAGACCAGCCGCTCTTCGCGAAGCTCGTCCTCGACGGCTTTCAGGCCGGACTGTCGTGGTCCATCATCCTGAACAAGAGAGCGCGGTTTCTCGAGGTGTTCGAGGGCTTCGATCCCGAGCGGATGGCGCGCTATGACCGCCGCAGGATCGCGCGAATCCTGAAGGACCCAGGGATTGTCCGCAACCGCCAGAAAGTGGAGGCGGCGGTG